CTCGGCCAAATCTTCGGTAAGGTGGTAATTGGGATCGTCAGGCAGTTCGACGGGGGTAAGGCCGTCGTACAGTTCGGGAACCCATTGATTGGTTTCACCAGCGATGAAGCCGTAGAACTTTTCAAAGCCGCTGTGTACAGGCCAATGATCAAATGGCCCCATGGGGCTGGTTTCCCAGACGGGGACTTCGTGGCACTTACCAAAATACGCCGTGCTGTAGCCGTTCATCCGTAATGTTTCAGCGAGGGGGGCGACGCTGTTGGGGCGCAGGGAGTTGTTGCCCGGCGCGGAGGTGGCGATTTCGGTGATGCCGCCCATGCCGACGGTGTGGTGATTGCGGCCTGTGAGCAGCGCGGCGCGGGTCGGGGCGCAGAGGGAGGTGGTGTGGAAACGGTTGTATTTCAGCCCCGTGGTCGCCAATTTTTCGGCGGCA
This genomic window from Chloroflexota bacterium contains:
- a CDS encoding sulfatase-like hydrolase/transferase, which gives rise to MSSQRSRDTLPIPDQPNTELITFDAKDPETKFPPITPIRPPEGAPNVLVVLLDDVGFGASSAFGGPINTPAAEKLATTGLKYNRFHTTSLCAPTRAALLTGRNHHTVGMGGITEIATSAPGNNSLRPNSVAPLAETLRMNGYSTAYFGKCHEVPVWETSPMGPFDHWPVHSGFEKFYGFIAGETNQWVPELYDGLTPVELPDDPNYHLTEDLAEKTIAWIGAQRSLMAGKPFFCYFAPGATHAPHHVG